A single window of Dehalococcoidales bacterium DNA harbors:
- a CDS encoding ABC transporter permease subunit — translation IIGAMLLVFMNSMADFSTPIIIGGQFSTLASASYTQLVGTYNLEMASTLNVVLLAVCLVVFFLYSRSQAEDSKIRTQLSGQQRKPLALPKPVQYAMWAVCLLFAIYIFMQLAAVFLAAFTKHLGANYALTLEYFQRLPYRGWNSIINSLVFATITAIVMSLLGIVIAYLVTRIKFKGRSALDFITTIPFAVPGTLFGVGYVMAFNQPPVLLTGTWFIVVALTIIRQLPLGLRSGVNVLSQQDRSIEDASASLGANRFVTFLRVILPMARPAILVSAIYAFVITIQTVGAIIFVVTPGTKLLSIDVFYAVYKGEIGFAAALSVIMLAISAIGVIIILIISQKGAAGKWLQRAISRTAT, via the coding sequence ATCATCGGGGCTATGCTGCTAGTGTTCATGAATTCAATGGCAGATTTCAGTACCCCTATCATTATAGGAGGACAGTTCAGCACCTTAGCCTCGGCCTCATATACTCAGCTCGTTGGTACATATAATTTGGAGATGGCCTCTACATTAAATGTTGTCCTGTTAGCCGTTTGTTTAGTCGTATTTTTTCTATATTCGCGCTCCCAGGCAGAAGACAGCAAAATTAGAACCCAGTTAAGCGGCCAGCAACGCAAGCCGCTTGCTCTCCCTAAACCCGTTCAGTACGCTATGTGGGCTGTTTGTCTGCTTTTCGCTATCTACATATTCATGCAACTTGCTGCTGTATTTTTAGCTGCTTTTACCAAGCATCTGGGTGCAAATTATGCGTTGACCCTGGAATATTTTCAAAGGTTGCCCTATCGTGGCTGGAACAGCATTATCAATTCACTCGTATTTGCTACTATAACGGCAATTGTGATGAGCCTGCTGGGGATAGTAATTGCTTACCTGGTAACGCGTATTAAGTTTAAGGGCAGAAGCGCTTTAGACTTCATTACTACAATTCCATTTGCAGTACCGGGCACACTTTTCGGCGTAGGATATGTTATGGCATTCAACCAGCCGCCTGTTTTATTGACCGGGACCTGGTTTATCGTAGTAGCGTTGACAATTATACGCCAGCTGCCCCTCGGCCTGCGAAGCGGCGTCAATGTATTATCACAACAAGATCGCTCAATTGAAGATGCCTCAGCCAGCCTTGGTGCAAATCGTTTTGTAACATTTTTACGCGTCATCCTTCCTATGGCAAGGCCGGCAATTTTGGTAAGTGCTATTTATGCCTTTGTTATCACCATTCAAACTGTTGGGGCTATAATATTTGTAGTTACTCCAGGCACTAAACTGTTATCAATCGATGTTTTCTATGCAGTATATAAAGGTGAAATCGGTTTCGCCGCTGCTCTTTCGGTAATAATGTTAGCTATATCGGCAATTGGCGTAATTATCATACTAATCATTTCTCAGAAGGGGGCTGCAGGTAAGTGGTTGCAACGAGCAATCAGTCGGACAGCGACATAA